The following proteins are co-located in the Bosea sp. AS-1 genome:
- a CDS encoding ABC transporter substrate-binding protein — MTNRNDETGTKRRLSGRKLLSAAAVAALCAGAGAAVAATPKNALVMAWNIDAISTFDPAQVGEVVTNEILQNTCDTLVDFDPADERKVIPSFAERWDVSPDRKEITFHLHKGAKFPSGNPVTAEDVAWSLQRVVKLNFGNAATLTEYGFTKDNVEQSIVAGPDDTLALKFDKAYPTTLMLQAIAANRVSMVMDKKTLMANQQGTDLGNKYLATRTACVGPYKLTRWNAGESIVLEANDGYWGRAPGLKRILIRHVAEPGTQRLLLSQGDVDVARDLTPEDLKDLEGSKDISIVKVLRPQLFYWGFNVADGPFSKEKVRLAMRYLIDYDGLGKTVMTYLGVPRASFAQLGAVGALDEKEGQPFKLDLDKAKQLLTEAGYPNGFEASLIFGTLPHANPIAQSVQQNAAKIGVKLSLERMANAQLFSKVRGREYQSAMLAWQTGVPDAHGNASRLVFNPDNRLEAKQTQYPSWRAAYQDLDLNKKVDEALLEPDPAKRDDLYAELQKEVMAKGPMAFMFQMNSVAGVRKDLKSWTWNGFRTYYEQATK, encoded by the coding sequence ATGACCAACCGAAACGACGAGACCGGCACCAAGCGACGACTCTCCGGGCGCAAGCTCCTCTCTGCCGCGGCCGTTGCCGCCCTCTGCGCCGGTGCGGGCGCGGCCGTTGCCGCGACCCCGAAGAACGCGCTGGTGATGGCCTGGAACATCGACGCTATCAGCACCTTCGACCCGGCCCAGGTCGGCGAGGTCGTCACCAACGAGATCCTGCAGAACACCTGCGACACGCTGGTCGATTTCGATCCCGCCGACGAGCGCAAAGTCATCCCGAGCTTCGCCGAGCGTTGGGACGTTTCGCCCGACCGCAAGGAGATCACCTTCCACCTGCACAAGGGTGCGAAATTCCCCTCCGGCAATCCCGTCACGGCCGAGGATGTGGCCTGGTCGCTGCAGCGCGTCGTCAAGCTGAACTTCGGCAACGCCGCTACGCTGACCGAGTACGGCTTCACCAAGGACAACGTCGAACAGAGCATCGTCGCGGGCCCTGACGACACACTCGCCCTCAAGTTCGACAAGGCCTATCCGACGACGCTGATGCTGCAGGCGATCGCCGCCAACCGGGTCTCCATGGTGATGGACAAGAAGACCCTGATGGCGAACCAGCAGGGTACCGATCTCGGCAACAAGTATCTGGCGACCCGCACGGCCTGTGTCGGCCCCTACAAGCTGACGCGCTGGAATGCAGGCGAGTCGATCGTGCTGGAGGCGAATGACGGCTATTGGGGCAGGGCTCCCGGCTTGAAGCGCATCCTGATCCGCCATGTCGCCGAGCCCGGCACCCAGCGCCTGCTGCTCAGCCAGGGCGATGTCGACGTCGCCCGCGACCTGACGCCGGAAGACCTGAAGGACCTCGAAGGCTCCAAGGACATCTCGATCGTCAAGGTGCTCAGGCCCCAGCTCTTCTACTGGGGCTTCAACGTCGCGGACGGTCCCTTCTCCAAGGAGAAGGTGCGCCTCGCGATGCGCTATCTCATCGACTATGACGGCCTCGGCAAGACGGTGATGACCTATCTCGGCGTGCCGCGCGCCAGCTTCGCCCAGCTCGGCGCGGTCGGGGCCCTCGACGAGAAGGAGGGGCAACCCTTCAAGCTCGATCTCGACAAGGCCAAGCAGTTGCTGACGGAAGCCGGCTATCCGAACGGCTTCGAGGCGAGCCTGATCTTCGGTACGCTGCCGCATGCGAACCCGATCGCCCAGAGCGTCCAGCAAAACGCCGCCAAGATCGGCGTCAAGCTCTCGCTTGAACGCATGGCCAACGCCCAGCTCTTCAGCAAGGTGCGCGGGCGCGAATATCAGTCGGCGATGCTGGCCTGGCAGACGGGCGTGCCGGATGCGCATGGCAACGCCTCGCGCCTCGTCTTCAACCCCGACAACCGGCTCGAGGCCAAGCAGACGCAATATCCGAGCTGGCGCGCGGCCTATCAGGACCTCGATCTCAACAAGAAGGTCGACGAGGCCCTGCTGGAGCCCGACCCGGCCAAGCGCGACGACCTCTATGCCGAACTCCAGAAGGAGGTCATGGCCAAGGGGCCGATGGCGTTCATGTTCCAGATGAACAGCGTCGCCGGCGTGCGCAAGGACCTGAAGTCTTGGACCTGGAACGGCTTCCGGACCTATTACGAACAGGCGACCAAGTAA
- a CDS encoding M20 family metallopeptidase has translation MQNSEIIWELVDAKRQPFEALSDRVWGMPEIAYTEYRSVGEHIAMLKEQGFRITENVAGIPTAVMGEAGEDGPVIAILGEYDALPGLSQEANIAEPKPVEAGGHGHGCGHNMLGSAALLAATAVKDWLARTGRPGRVRYFGCPAEEGGAAKAFMVRAGAFDDVDVAISWHPATMTKVDDALSLANTRMDFQFTGRASHAAAAPHLGRSALDAVELMNVGVNYMREHMPSDARIHYAMLDAGGIAPNVVQASAKVRYAIRARDLAGMLELNERVRKIAEGAALMTETTVSISIMSAVSNMLGNTPLEDAMFKNIDRLGPVPFDAADKAYAARIQATLGPADVLNDYRKTGIAPRENTPLCDFVVPQGTRGVPMIGSTDVADVSWKVPTIQARVATHAIGTPGHSWQITAQGKAPAAHKGMVHAAKIMAGTAIDVISDETLLARAKKDHQERTTQTPYVCPIPADVKPPVQPRPAAA, from the coding sequence ATGCAGAATTCCGAGATCATCTGGGAGCTGGTCGATGCGAAGCGCCAGCCCTTCGAGGCGCTGAGCGACCGCGTCTGGGGTATGCCCGAGATCGCCTATACCGAATACCGCTCGGTCGGCGAGCATATCGCGATGCTCAAGGAGCAAGGTTTCCGCATCACCGAAAATGTCGCGGGCATCCCGACCGCCGTGATGGGAGAAGCGGGCGAAGACGGTCCGGTGATTGCCATCCTCGGAGAATACGACGCGCTGCCGGGTCTGAGCCAGGAGGCCAATATCGCCGAGCCCAAGCCCGTCGAGGCGGGTGGCCACGGCCATGGCTGCGGTCACAACATGCTCGGCTCGGCCGCCCTGCTGGCGGCGACGGCGGTGAAGGATTGGCTCGCCAGGACCGGCCGCCCGGGACGCGTGCGCTATTTCGGCTGCCCGGCCGAAGAAGGCGGCGCGGCCAAGGCCTTCATGGTGCGCGCGGGCGCCTTCGACGACGTCGATGTCGCGATCTCGTGGCACCCGGCCACGATGACGAAAGTCGATGATGCATTGTCGCTCGCCAACACCCGCATGGATTTCCAGTTCACCGGCCGCGCCTCTCATGCCGCCGCCGCGCCCCATCTCGGCCGCTCGGCGCTGGATGCCGTCGAGCTGATGAATGTCGGCGTCAACTACATGCGCGAACACATGCCCTCCGACGCGCGCATCCATTACGCCATGCTCGACGCCGGTGGCATCGCGCCGAACGTCGTGCAGGCCTCGGCCAAGGTGCGCTATGCCATCCGGGCGCGCGACCTGGCCGGGATGCTGGAGCTCAATGAGCGGGTGAGGAAGATCGCCGAAGGCGCGGCGCTGATGACCGAGACCACGGTCTCGATCTCGATCATGAGCGCGGTCTCGAACATGCTCGGCAACACGCCGCTGGAAGACGCGATGTTCAAGAACATCGACCGCCTCGGCCCCGTGCCTTTCGATGCTGCCGACAAGGCCTATGCGGCCAGGATTCAGGCGACACTCGGCCCGGCCGACGTCCTCAACGACTACCGCAAGACCGGCATCGCCCCGCGCGAGAACACGCCACTCTGCGATTTCGTGGTGCCGCAGGGCACGCGCGGCGTGCCGATGATCGGCTCGACCGATGTCGCCGACGTGAGCTGGAAGGTGCCGACCATCCAGGCGCGGGTCGCGACCCATGCCATCGGCACGCCTGGCCATTCCTGGCAGATCACGGCACAGGGCAAGGCCCCGGCCGCACATAAGGGCATGGTCCATGCCGCCAAGATCATGGCGGGGACCGCGATCGACGTGATCAGCGACGAGACACTGCTGGCACGCGCCAAGAAGGACCATCAGGAACGGACGACACAGACGCCCTATGTCTGCCCGATCCCGGCGGATGTGAAGCCGCCGGTCCAGCCGCGGCCCGCTGCCGCCTGA